In Terriglobus aquaticus, the genomic window CGTCGGTGTGGTAACGCGTGCGATCCTTCACGCCCAGAGCATCGCGTCCTAGAGCGTATTGGTTGCCCAGGATGGACCACCGTCCATTGGGACGGTACAAGATCTGGCCGCCAAGGCCGGGGCGGTTGTTGAACTTCCCATACGACTGCCAGCCGTTGGTGAACCAAGGCTCAATCTTCAATTTCGCCGTGGGATACCACTGCAGCCGCACACCGTTGAAGAACCATGGCGTGTTCGACGACACATACGAGGGCTGGTACGCCCAGTTATCAAACTGGTAGTAAGAGAATAGGCCGACATAGGACATGAAGATGCCCGCGTCCAGGTTGATGCCGTGCTGCACATTGAAGTGATACCCGCCATACGCCTCTGAGACATAGCGGTAAGCGTCTGCCAGGTTCCACTGGCCGCGGGCGGGGCTGGCGTCGTTGCGCGGTGTCGTTTCAGAGTAGAGCCCGAATTGTGTCATCAGGCGAGCCCGGACGTTGTCGTAATGGAAATCACCACCTACGCCGAGCTGCGTGAGCTGTACTTCACCTGAGCGGAAGACTTCGCTGGAGCCGGAGATGGTGTCGTCCTGCGGGTGGCGAAAGTCATAGGTGTAGTTCACGTCCGCGCGAATCTCTGGCGTGAAGAACTTGGTCGCATACGGCGTATCGATGGTGCGTGCGTTTCCGTTGAGCCAGCTGTAATCGGCATAGGCAAACGGCTCTGAGTGTTTGTCGTCAGTGGCGGCGTGTTCCACGGCCGGCTCTGGAGGCGCGCTTGCCTTCGCCGTCGTGCTGTCTTCCTCAGCAGCGGTTGGCGCAAGGCTCTGCGGTACTACTTCGGGTGTGGTGCGGATCGCGGCAGGCGACGATGAGTTCGGTTTCCGCATGGCATTGATCTGCTTTTGCAGTTCGTCGATCTTTCGTTGCAGGTCGTCGATCTGGGCGTTTCGTGTGGCGTCGTCTTCCTGGCCGGTTTGCGCATGGCAGGTTGCGTAGGAAGGGATTGCCAAAACTGCCAGCAGCGCAAGGGTTGTACTGAAAATCTTCCCGCGCTCTGTGGTTTTGTTCAACATCTCTGCTTTCTCATTTCTGAGCCGCACTAAGCGGCCTCTCCCCATTTCATTCCGGAAGAGATGAGAAAGGCATAAGAACGCTCGTGAAGTAGAGCAGAGCTTACCCGCGCTCTGCAGGTGCTCTGTTGTAGGAGCCGAGTTGCTCGTAAAAGTGCGCTTTCCTGTTCACTGCTTTTTGCGCTCCGGTTATTTTCCAGAGACAACGTCATCCCGCTGCTGCGCAAGATATCTCCATCTCCGAGTTGCAGAGATGGCGATCAGCTCTCCACGCTGACCCGTCCTTGTAGTAGTCAGCGCCTGCGGTGTTGCCCGACCTTTGCACAGGTGTATGTCACTGCCCCCACTCAGCAGCAGCCAATAAGAAGCAAGCGTTTATTCAGAGATGTCGTGGTGAGGTATTGCAGGAGAACGTCGCCCGTGATCGATCAGCCGAGCGGCTGCGCCGGCTTCATCTCTGGGGCGGCTCCAGCCAGGTGGGTCGATGTGAACGGAGTCTCGCTGTTTGGCGACGACGATGCGTTCAGGACTTCCTGGAAGAAGAAGAGCGGCCGCTGTTTACTCTCGGTGTAGATGCGGCCGATGTACTCGCCCACGATGCCGAGCGAGAGCATCTGCAGCCCCGCCATGAAAAGCATGCCGATGAAGCTGATGGCCCAACCAGCCACCCAGGACGACGTGAACAGCCGCACGGCCAATGTGTAGAGAATGCCTACGAGCGCAGCAGTGGCAGCGAAGAAGCCGAGGATCGTGACGATGCGCAGTGGAACCGTCGAGAAGCCAACGATCCCGTCGGTAGCAAGCATGAGCATGCGGCGCAGCGGATACTTGGTAGTCCCCGCGAACCTGGCGTGCCGCTCGTAGCGCAGCCCTGTTTGTTTGAAACCGATCCAACTGCCCATGCCCCGCAGCAGCCGGTGCCGCTCTGGCATTTGTGCGAGGGCCTGCACCACTTTGCGATCGATCAGTCGAAAGTCCCCGGTATCCAACGGAATCTCTACGTCAGAAAGACCGTTCATCAGGCGGTAGAACAGCTTGGCGGTAATCAGCTTGAAGCGGCTCTCGCCCTTGCGGACATCGCGCACGCCATAGACCACCTGAAACCCTTCGCGCCACAGCCGGAACATCTCCGGAATCAGCTCAGGCGGGTCCTGCAGGTCGGCATCGATAATGACGACGGCCGCTCCCCGAGTGAGGGTCAAACCAGCGGTCACGCCGATCTGGTGGCCGAAGTTGCGGCTGAGCCGGCCGATCGTGA contains:
- a CDS encoding porin, which produces MAIPSYATCHAQTGQEDDATRNAQIDDLQRKIDELQKQINAMRKPNSSSPAAIRTTPEVVPQSLAPTAAEEDSTTAKASAPPEPAVEHAATDDKHSEPFAYADYSWLNGNARTIDTPYATKFFTPEIRADVNYTYDFRHPQDDTISGSSEVFRSGEVQLTQLGVGGDFHYDNVRARLMTQFGLYSETTPRNDASPARGQWNLADAYRYVSEAYGGYHFNVQHGINLDAGIFMSYVGLFSYYQFDNWAYQPSYVSSNTPWFFNGVRLQWYPTAKLKIEPWFTNGWQSYGKFNNRPGLGGQILYRPNGRWSILGNQYALGRDALGVKDRTRYHTDDSIEYKYYQAGSQYARISKAALSLTGDAGCESGGGVSCFGNGKNGPKQSFLGFMLYNRLWFDRDRYALTLGGGRINNPGRYLVLLPPINGATAASGTTYFTENPGDPFKAWDASVTADYMPSQYFTYRLEYNHRAANVPYFSGPGGVTPPGGNTGTPGAAVPGWSPDLRNSENRMTFAFLVKF
- a CDS encoding glycosyltransferase family 2 protein, with the translated sequence MEPTLSIVVPCFNEAEVIAECHSQLTKVLQGMAVPYEIVFVDDGSSDATPFLLEELHLTDREHVTIGRLSRNFGHQIGVTAGLTLTRGAAVVIIDADLQDPPELIPEMFRLWREGFQVVYGVRDVRKGESRFKLITAKLFYRLMNGLSDVEIPLDTGDFRLIDRKVVQALAQMPERHRLLRGMGSWIGFKQTGLRYERHARFAGTTKYPLRRMLMLATDGIVGFSTVPLRIVTILGFFAATAALVGILYTLAVRLFTSSWVAGWAISFIGMLFMAGLQMLSLGIVGEYIGRIYTESKQRPLFFFQEVLNASSSPNSETPFTSTHLAGAAPEMKPAQPLG